Proteins found in one Pseudomonadota bacterium genomic segment:
- the sfsA gene encoding DNA/RNA nuclease SfsA has product MKFEKNLHPATLIKRYKRFLADVEMPDRNITTVHCPNSGSMMGLCAAGNDVMLSTSDNPKRKYPRTLEMIKVGGNWVGINTMRTNPLVREAIERGKIHEIGIVDTIQPEVTVSDRSRLDFLLKRGNQQIYLEVKNCTLAENGIAMFPDAVTTRGTKHLEELISLKKAGHLAMVLFCVQRADAAQFSPAAHIDPLYAETLARACQQGVQALAYQADVSPQAIEIIRRLEIILPDKASRSNNY; this is encoded by the coding sequence ATGAAATTTGAAAAGAACCTACACCCGGCAACGCTGATCAAGCGTTATAAGCGCTTTTTAGCGGATGTCGAAATGCCGGATCGAAACATAACTACAGTGCATTGCCCGAATTCAGGGTCGATGATGGGGTTATGCGCTGCCGGTAATGATGTCATGCTGTCCACATCTGACAACCCCAAACGGAAATATCCCCGGACCCTGGAGATGATCAAGGTGGGAGGCAATTGGGTGGGGATCAACACAATGCGCACCAACCCTCTGGTCCGCGAGGCCATCGAAAGAGGGAAAATACATGAGATCGGCATTGTTGATACGATTCAACCGGAGGTAACAGTTTCCGACAGGAGCCGACTTGATTTTCTGCTGAAGCGCGGCAATCAGCAAATTTACCTTGAGGTGAAAAACTGCACACTTGCCGAAAACGGCATTGCCATGTTTCCCGATGCGGTGACCACAAGGGGAACGAAACATCTTGAGGAACTCATCTCCCTGAAAAAGGCCGGTCACCTTGCCATGGTTCTGTTCTGTGTCCAGCGAGCCGATGCCGCGCAATTTTCACCGGCAGCCCATATTGATCCGCTCTATGCCGAGACCCTGGCAAGGGCCTGCCAACAAGGTGTTCAGGCGCTGGCTTATCAGGCAGATGTCTCCCCGCAGGCCATTGAGATAATCCGCCGACTTGAAATAATCCTGCCGGACAAGGCATCCCGATCCAATAACTATTAA
- a CDS encoding AAA family ATPase, whose translation MALDTKLTEFYKAHLPESRIEGTMLRAECPFCAKKGRKKTGAIIVFLGAEGYFTGYFRCLSRCVPGGFAAHFARLRGLESGSVPGHDPDGEPYLEKSEFPLDTINSDIPKYQSSITVKIKERFAGQGVSAETLEELKIGFNGRYIVYPYYMANGNCYTAHCISPENKSEQFWHGDQSFSANGLQIFNINDIDYCQGGALFVVEGEENLLCLRELGFPGVAVPVAKDLAFIDPKRFQYIQTVFLVVNNSLEADNAARAFAARVGFKVRMLSWPAQRERDFCLVKLAREDSADFKNQVTAMVKASQAFSPFRRPGREYQVFLENIDRQHSESFQALHTGIKGFDAAMDGIHGINIIGGAPKAGKSCLGIQLATEMARKKVPVVYYDFENGVQKIYQRTLSRLSRLPVERIIDDNGDAEETRRLDTAKEDFRNMLEYFRVVNDRQLTPEIMRRHIDFLCHETRKDDVVVVVDSLHKLPFKDFSERRTGIDAWLREFESIRDEMNVAFLVISELSRQEGGRYDGVPHMGLFKDSGDIEYTADNALVFLPEWNPVDITDQGERINALWLVASREYSPGLIARYRLDFPFWGFTELD comes from the coding sequence AAAGTCGGATTGAGGGCACGATGCTCAGGGCTGAATGTCCTTTCTGTGCAAAAAAAGGCAGAAAAAAGACCGGCGCAATAATTGTTTTTCTTGGGGCGGAAGGATATTTTACTGGTTACTTTCGGTGCCTGAGTCGTTGTGTCCCCGGAGGGTTTGCAGCTCATTTCGCTAGATTAAGGGGCTTGGAGTCGGGCAGTGTTCCTGGTCACGATCCGGATGGTGAGCCGTATCTGGAAAAAAGTGAATTTCCCCTGGATACGATCAATTCAGACATTCCCAAATATCAATCCAGCATCACTGTAAAAATTAAGGAAAGATTTGCAGGCCAGGGGGTGAGCGCGGAAACTCTTGAAGAATTGAAAATCGGTTTCAACGGCCGCTATATCGTCTATCCGTATTATATGGCAAACGGTAACTGCTATACGGCGCATTGTATTTCTCCGGAAAACAAGAGTGAACAGTTCTGGCATGGGGATCAGTCTTTTTCCGCAAACGGGCTGCAGATTTTTAACATCAATGACATTGATTATTGCCAAGGCGGGGCGTTGTTTGTTGTCGAAGGGGAAGAAAATCTTCTCTGCCTTCGGGAGCTTGGATTTCCAGGAGTTGCGGTCCCGGTCGCAAAGGATCTGGCGTTCATTGATCCCAAACGTTTTCAATATATACAAACTGTTTTTCTGGTGGTGAACAACAGTCTGGAAGCGGATAATGCGGCCCGCGCCTTTGCCGCACGGGTGGGCTTTAAGGTTCGGATGCTCTCCTGGCCGGCGCAACGGGAACGTGATTTCTGCCTGGTGAAACTGGCCAGGGAAGATTCGGCGGATTTCAAGAATCAGGTCACCGCAATGGTCAAGGCCTCACAGGCTTTTTCCCCCTTCCGGCGGCCGGGGCGTGAATATCAAGTATTTCTTGAAAATATCGACAGGCAGCATTCGGAAAGTTTTCAGGCGCTCCATACCGGCATTAAAGGATTTGACGCGGCAATGGACGGCATTCACGGAATCAACATCATCGGCGGCGCGCCCAAGGCCGGCAAGTCCTGTCTTGGAATACAGCTTGCCACGGAAATGGCCCGCAAAAAAGTCCCGGTGGTTTATTATGATTTTGAAAACGGCGTTCAGAAAATCTATCAACGCACCTTGTCGCGGTTGAGTCGGCTGCCGGTTGAAAGGATTATCGACGATAATGGGGATGCGGAAGAAACCAGGAGGCTGGACACCGCAAAAGAAGATTTTCGTAATATGCTTGAGTATTTCCGGGTGGTTAACGACCGCCAGCTCACCCCGGAAATCATGCGGCGGCATATTGATTTCCTGTGTCATGAGACGAGAAAGGATGATGTGGTGGTCGTTGTAGACAGTCTTCACAAGCTGCCGTTCAAGGATTTTTCAGAACGCCGCACCGGTATTGACGCCTGGCTGCGGGAATTTGAATCGATCAGGGATGAAATGAATGTCGCCTTTCTGGTGATCTCCGAGTTGAGCCGCCAGGAAGGCGGGCGGTATGACGGGGTGCCGCACATGGGGCTTTTCAAGGATTCCGGTGATATCGAGTACACTGCGGATAACGCCCTGGTATTTCTGCCCGAATGGAATCCTGTTGATATAACCGACCAAGGGGAAAGAATAAACGCCTTATGGCTGGTGGCAAGCCGTGAATACAGCCCGGGGCTTATTGCCAGATACCGACTTGATTTTCCTTTCTGGGGATTTACAGAGTTGGATTAA
- the flgF gene encoding flagellar basal-body rod protein FlgF has protein sequence MYIQNRLGLIESVETMLRQENRLSQVANNLANVDTTGFKKENVTFWEMLYKASGNRHRVGKGAKIITDHQQGPTQLTGNPLDIAINGEGYFKIQTQRGMRYTRDGNFHKNSQGQVTTSNGDLLMGQGGAITIEGGIVTIDNQGSVYVDGNLADQLAIVTFADTNGLEKEGLNMYRTKSADVQEQTPEEYTLEQGYLEESNVNTVKEMTEMIELQRVFEAQQKVIRTIDEINDEAIRRVGKLT, from the coding sequence TTGTATATCCAAAACAGGCTCGGACTTATCGAAAGCGTTGAAACAATGCTTCGCCAGGAAAACCGATTGTCTCAGGTGGCAAACAACCTGGCAAATGTCGATACAACTGGTTTTAAGAAGGAAAACGTAACCTTCTGGGAAATGCTCTACAAAGCAAGTGGCAACAGGCATCGGGTGGGAAAGGGGGCAAAAATCATTACCGACCACCAGCAGGGGCCGACGCAGCTGACCGGAAACCCTCTGGATATAGCGATAAACGGCGAGGGCTATTTCAAGATTCAGACTCAGCGGGGAATGCGCTACACCCGGGATGGAAATTTCCATAAAAACAGCCAGGGACAGGTGACAACCTCCAACGGCGACCTGCTCATGGGGCAGGGCGGCGCTATCACCATTGAGGGCGGAATTGTCACCATTGACAATCAGGGCAGTGTTTATGTCGACGGCAACCTCGCGGACCAGCTGGCCATTGTTACCTTTGCAGATACCAATGGTCTGGAGAAAGAAGGTCTGAATATGTATCGCACCAAAAGTGCAGACGTACAGGAGCAGACACCCGAAGAATATACGCTTGAGCAGGGGTATCTGGAAGAGTCAAATGTCAACACGGTTAAGGAAATGACCGAGATGATCGAGTTGCAGAGGGTGTTCGAGGCTCAGCAGAAAGTAATCAGAACCATTGACGAGATTAATGACGAGGCCATCAGGAGAGTCGGGAAATTGACGTAA
- a CDS encoding EscU/YscU/HrcU family type III secretion system export apparatus switch protein yields the protein MPKKTDSGKAASRKKAIAIRYDKGRDPAPKIVGKGEGLVAERILALARELGIPIHEDTDLTEILARLDLNEEIPPSTYLVVAEILAFIYRANKNWQP from the coding sequence ATGCCCAAAAAGACAGACTCCGGCAAGGCCGCATCCAGAAAAAAAGCCATTGCCATTCGTTATGACAAGGGCAGAGACCCTGCCCCGAAAATTGTCGGCAAAGGCGAAGGACTCGTGGCGGAGCGTATCCTCGCCCTGGCCAGAGAACTCGGCATTCCCATCCATGAAGACACCGATCTTACGGAAATCCTCGCACGGCTTGATCTCAATGAAGAAATCCCTCCCTCAACCTATCTGGTGGTTGCGGAAATCCTCGCTTTTATCTACCGGGCCAATAAAAATTGGCAGCCCTGA